The following nucleotide sequence is from Salvia splendens isolate huo1 chromosome 2, SspV2, whole genome shotgun sequence.
ctcaattagatcattttggagttgggcgtgggcggtagagtcacgtgtccttgcccgaatagacaaccgttcttgtatagacggatgcactccactgcgaggcagactacttgcggtagagcttccgagggcttcagggtcgaaccaatttcccgcctcaggtctttcgtcttggacaatcatgttgtgcaagattatgcacgtatacatgatgtcgaccatactctccataaaccacgtccgagccggggctttgatattgttgaagcgcgcttggagaaccccgaacgctctctccacatccttgcgagcagcctcctgcttctgcgcaaaaagagcatgTGTTGCGTTCACAAGCctgttgcacgtcttcacgaaggttggccacttcgggtagatgccgtcggcaagatagtacctcattttataccgccggttgttagcgatgaagttgatggtcggtgctttaccatccaaaacttcggcgaagaggtcggattggtggaacacgtttacgtcgttgttcgatccgaggaccccgaagtacgcatgccagatccatagccgtttttttttaattcgatttttttaaaaaaaatgatttattgcgtcagcgtgacgaaacccactcgtgggcaggcgagtgggcgtcacgcatcgcaCCGGACGGCGCCACGTCGCgcgagcgcgtggcgagacagctctcGCGCTGTCTCGGAGTGACGGGTGTCTCGGCGgactggggacgagacgggacgctgcaacccATCCCGCGCCCGTTTCGTCACGGAGGGACGGGATtcgagccacccgcgtaacgcgttgtgGGTGGCCTTAGCAGTGTGGACGTGTGTTAACCTAATCATAGATCAAATGACTTGAGGATACTGCAATATAAAATGACAGCCAATTGAAAATGTTTCAAGGACCGTAGCAATTTGTGCAAAACGGTGGCATATTATGGCACAACAGCCCCTCTGTGTTTTCACCACTGCAGGGGATCCACTCCCTTAATTATTAGACAATAGCAGGTAAATCGCAGGTCTATGAAGTAGGTGTGCAGGTTTCAAGATGATCAGACAAAAATGCCCTTTAAGCCATTAGGACATTTTCGTCCAAAGAATGGCTTAAAAAACCTCGTTTGTGATTGTATGTTTGGTTAGGCCCCTCAGGTGCTATTTTTTTATTAGGGGTCACTGGTGCAATAAGTGCAAAAGCTAGAGGTatttggtgcagttcactctatATTTTACTATACTCTATATTTTACTATgtatatttactttatttttgtttttgtatcttatgttttatttatttatatcattattattatttacaaaattatactccactACCATCTTATAGTTCATTAAAGAGTATTATGGTTTCGAAAATAACATATTTGAGCCAAATTTTGGGATTTCCATGAACTTTAACTTTGACTGCAAAAATTATAAACTTAGGCTATATCATATTCCTcacaaaatcaatttttttcctcatttcatgaaaaatcaatCCACTACAAAGCATaagctttttcttttttatgtttgCGACCAAATTTAAAGTTcgtgaaaaatatttaattcaattaaagtttataattttaaagaCCAATACCCCTTTTAAAAACTGTACATTGGTTGTTTGTAATAGTACACTctcaataataaattaaaatatcattGCCACACTTAGGCCTGTCAAAATAGATATCGGAATTTGGATATCCGCTATCCGAACCCGAAATATCAGATAATTGGATACTCGAAACCAGATTTTTCGGATTTCGGGATCGGGTATAGGATTTTTGGATTATTGGTATCGGATATACCCGAattaaccaattttttttttaatttaaaaaattatgtatttattttattatttaaaaaattcaaaggtACTCCCGAAATCCTTAACTCTTAAGTTTTATTTCTAATAAtttgtactccttccgtccgccattaggagtctcatttcttggcggcacgaatttcaagaaatgttaagaaaagttggtggaaaaaagttagtggaataagagtccaacttgtatatattagttttaaatgaaatgtgagtgaaatgagttagtggaaggtgagaccatattaccatttatggtaaaagtaaaccgggactcctattaaCGGACAAACTAAAATAGAGAAACGACTCTCATTCTAGGATAGAGGGAATGGTAGTTATTTATCTTAAACTTGAACTAGTTCAAGTTTGTATCAAATTCGAACTACAGGTttatattctaaaattttgtagttaattttctttaaaaaataattaaaaaaaatattttaaaaaatccaCAATCGAGACTGGATACCCGATTTTTTGAGATTGGATACCTGAGTCGGGTATCTAGGTACCCAAAATCATTTTCAGATCGGGTATCGGATATTAGATTTTATAAAATTCGGGATCAGGTGGCCCACAGTAATCTCCTTCAATATTGTTTTCCTTCTTCTCACTTGCATAAATTAGTCACAGTTGCTAAACCAGATTTTGAACTTAAATCTAATGCAATACAAATCCACCGTATACAAGTTTGTACAGGCTTCAAAGATCCATATGAGAAGACCAGACAATGTACTGGGAAAAACAGATGTGCCTTTGGAAAGGATTATGGTGGTAAGATAAATTAAACAAGCAAGTAAAATATATCAAGAAACGCATCAGATAGAAATGTCGAAATTTAAAATCTACCCACCCCGCATCGGATGCCCGAGCTACTAAGAAATTCTGATACTGCTACTAAAATTTCAACAAGACAAGTCTCATATAAACTTCATGCATCAATACTCAATACCATCTTATCAAACTAGCACACACAAGTTCACTATGCAAAATCAAATGGGGTAGTGGGCTGCGCAGGATGGCAAGCCAGGATTAAGATCGACTAATTTTCAAGCAACGGCCTCCTCCAGCAGCATCTGATCAAAGTGCCAAACACCTAACGTCCCAAGAAAAGAAATCGTTATCAGGACCAGAAACGGATATGAAACCTCAATGGTACGAGAAATGCTTTGACATTATTGATGCACAACAAAGTAAAGATGAATCAGAAGCAATGCTAATGAAAAATTGCTGCTAAAAGTGGAGTTTTGTTCTGAATTATCCTTACCGTGGCCTTTACCCACTCTCCTCAACTGTGCAACATATTCTGATATTTTCTTGATAGATTCCACCTACAAAGAAAATATTAGTTATAGCCCTACCGCAAAATACAACGTGATAGCATCTTGGTAAAGCACAAGATTTGGTAAGAAAAATCCAAACCTGCTCCCCCAAATACTCGCTCTCAACAAAATCAGTCAGTTGCACATCATTGCATTTAGAGGCTACCTGTAATAGGAATGACAAACAAGTCAGTATCAAACCAACTTAATAAGAAAAACTCGAACTAAAGCTGGTGAGTGCACAACCACACATTGGAATTCAAAATACCACACCCATAACCTTTTTATCAATTTTCTTAAAGTCATAAATTGAACACCTGCCTTCATTACACAGACACGCGAGGAAAGCACAAAAGGACTTACAGCATGTAGATTTAGAAGCTTCTCATTCGTCAACTTTTCTAGAGACAGTGCCAACTCCATAGCTGTAATATAAATGAAGCAAAAAGAAAGGGGCAAACATGTCATATATATAGACTTTGACGAATGTATAAATTGCTCAAATTTTAAGATGGACAACATCATTGGACATATTGAGAAGATGAAACACTGGTGCAATTTTCATGGAAGACTTCAAACATTTGCTCCAGTCACTTACCCCTCCCCctagagaaaagaaagaaaaatcttcatctctctctctctctctctcataagAAAAAACCTATGCAACTTATCCATACTTACATAACACTTAATCCAAATATGTTCCTCTTAAGACTGCAATACACTGTATGGTGTACACATAAATACTATGCGCTGATGAAGACAAGGTATGTAGAAACAAGCAAATGCTTTTCTATCATAGTATTATTGTTGTATTTTATGATGTACAAGTTGTCCGCCCACTTAAAACTGAAAATCTCTACTTGAAATCATAAGGTTTTAAGATAACGTTATTTATACTTGTCAACTTAAGTAGACCTGCTCCAAAAGgtaaatcaaagaaaatttaTCCTGGCACATCTCTGGTTCCTACCATAACTTGCCAATTACCATAGAATTATACTCCACAACAACTATGAGCTATTTTACTAGTTGAACAAAGCATTCTCCCATAATCATACCCAATAATCCATCAAAGCCTACCATGATGACAGGAGTCCAAAAGTTGCACAACGACAATTACAAATTCAGGAGCCTAAACTTCAATATGCAACTTATATTCCAACCACCACACAAAAATCTATGATATATTGATATAAATACATTGTTGGAAAGTTAAAAAAGGCTTTGAACATCAGTCTCACATACTTAAAAAAGACCTACTCCATACCCTGCAACTTGAAAGCTTTTGGCATGCAGTGAACTAAATCAAATATTCATCTCAACATGGGACATCAAATTTTCCATATCTCTCCCTTTGTTCTTTTCATAATTCAGAATGTATTCAGgcaagagaaggagaaaaaaaatcttaattttGTTTTGGAGTTAACAAAGCTATAGAAGtatcaaaagaaagaaagataaCATAAAAACATGTCTTGAAATTATTAGAACTAGAGACAGTCTTAAAAACCAAtattttgaaaagaaatttcattataatattactataatattgaaaaataaatggaGATGCATTATATGGTAATACTTTTTTGATTGAATATTATCTCTGTATTCAGGATATATTATAGCTATAGTGCTCAGTATTTTACACCGTTGATCATAATACTGTGAAGGTTGCATGGAATCATTTGATTCCTAGGGTGGCAGTAATGTGAAGAAGGGATTAGACTCTTAAGAGAaagataataaataaaaagatgGACATGAAAAATCAAGGCAAATAACTCGAAGTCTAAGGCTGACAAGAGACCATACATAGGGACAACTAATCCTTTTATCACTACTCAAGCTTAACTGTAAGGTGTGAAGTGGGCCACACGGGGAGATAATCACACAAAAGCATGCCGTTGAATAggatattaatttttgaatacCTCCAAATATAAAGCTGCGGGTATATAGAGACTGGAAACATTTCCCTAATTTATTAAACACAGCAAAAATAAATGGATGATCAAGACAAAATTCGGTCCCCATCTGTTGAAGTAAACATTTGGATAGATATCAGAAATAGTTTGATGTTTTCATTTGGACAGGTGCTCATGTATCAACCATTCAATTATCGGATCTACATCACCAGTCATTATACCCCTCCACCGATAATATCTTCACATTAGACTCAAAATATCGCAATATAATCAGGAAAGAAGCATTACCATATGATGCATCTCCTTTCTCCGCATGATCAAACTCCGAAAGCGGCATCACAATCGACTGCAGCTTCACTTTTCCTCCTCGCTTGTTCTGGATacaattcaaaatttattacgAATATTACTTGAGCGATGCTAAGaccataaataataattaaaatcatcaaACACCTGGTATTCCATCAATTTTTCAGCGTGCTCTCTTTCTTCAACACTAGACTCCTTGAAAAACCTACAATTAATCAAATCAAAACCCCCAAATTTCACTCGAATTAGAAAATAACAACGGCAGATAATAGTTCTCAAAGCGAAGCAAGGCGTTAGCAGCTTACTTAGCAAGTCCTTTGAGAGCAACGTTGTCTCTATCAAAATAGGCGAACATCGCGTGGTACACATACGAAACATTATACTCCACGCTGTAATTCACAAAAAACCACACAGATCAGAGAAAATATAATCTCGAATCggaaaaacaaaatgaaaaattaaccGAGGAAAACCTACTTGATTTGTTCGTTGATGGCGGCCTCACAGTCATCGGAGTACTTATGGCGAGCAAGAGAGGCTTGAGAGACGCTAGGAACAAGCATGAGCTCCTTCTTGACCTCTTCGAACGGCTCGAAAACGACGCCGGTTAGGGGCTTGCTGTTGGTGTGCTTGGCGGCGCACACCGCGAATCCATTTCCGTTTCTGCCGTCGAGATTCTTAACCGcgagagaagaggaagttgagacGAAGAGAGCGCTCAAATTTTCCGCCTGCGAACTCAACAGATTAAACGCAGGCGCAGCTTTGAGAATCATTTTTCTAGTGTGTTTTTGGGAGAGAGGAAGTGATGAGTGAGTGAGTAAGTGAGTGACAGCGAGAGGAAGATATGAATGATTTGTGGAAACTAAGGGAGGTTGGGAGATGGGATCCGTTGGATGAGAGGACACGTGGATGGAGAGGATTTAGAGGTTATGAATAAGAGCGTGGCGGACTCACGGGTAAATCTGGAGTGGGGGCCACTGATATTCCGATGCTCGAATTGATTTAGACCATTAGCAATACGgtgcgccacgtcatcagttttatcctcctacccccacctgcaacgtggcgccctaaggcgcgccctatatgtcatactattattttgttaattaatttaaatatttttaaatatgtaatgcaaacaaaattaaaaaacacaacgattaactaaaaaccggcgaagactgcattcattaaacaaaagttacacgattcgaGTTGGCTAATCTACACAATTCTCAACTTCcagcgcagctcatcgatcaacccccggagatattcggcttcggcgGGGTCCGTGCACTTCTTGAGCAttttgtgcgtctgcaacaacgtaTTCGCCATCGAGGTTGTTGCCAACTGCTCGTACGCGGCGGCCGTCGGGCTCGTAcgcggcggtcgaggatgatgtcgccgccgccttccccttggccttcgcagccttgacgcccatgggacgcagggaggacatcggtgtgccggaactctcaatgtccttgtacgtccggttgaggtccaccggacgagttccgctttcgctgctcgtgtaaccaccagcttcggtggtcttcgtcctttTTGGCGGGGGCGgtagcggcggcggcggcgcggcgggAGGGCGCGAcgggtcggtttggagacggctccatgtcatccaaaccgtacgattccgtgatgaattcgggatcgtactgcgtgttggcgtcgaacggtCGATaatcgtcgggttctgtacccggccaacgcgcctccccaaacatcggactcttgagacttgaatccatttcgtagtaataataaaaatgtgagtttcgagagtgaaatcgtgaaatgaaacgttacaaatgaaggtagggtagggggtatttatacaaaaaatcgaaaacgcatgccatcgtccgcgaccatcgtccgccgatcccgcaatggggcgcccgatggcgcggacgatggcctatcgtccgccgagcccacaatagcgcggacgataggccatcttCCGCAACGTAGGGCACGCCCTATGCATCGGCCGCGgacatagggcgcggacgatggcggccACCCACAatgtgggcatcgtccgcgcccgaggacgatagATGCTATcaggcgtgccatcgggcgccccgttgcgggtggccttaatattcctattataaataattattggttgtaaaatttaaatatttcaagATCTTTCTATTTGCGCAAATTCGTACATTCATAATTTTAACACGAGTCTCGACCTgaaatttgaacaatttaaacatTCATCCATCGTCCAATgacatttttaaaattcatatttttaaactacaagtcaaaatattttttaaactaataatataattttcaatatgacataaattttgagatttttattaaaattatttcgTGTTATATGGGTGTAGTGGAAAGGTGACTCTCGTAAAAAAAGTGTAATAAGTAGTAGGAAATTTGGAAAAGATAAGGATCCACTAATTACTGAAGAACTGAGATGCGATTCAATTAGTCCACGtttacaaaatatattatggtGAAATTAGCATCATGATCATATCAAAAGGCTCAAATGCCAAAATACTCATCATATAGAGGGTAAGGGCATTATGATATtttaatatgcaaataatgtgAATGAGATGTTACTATTTCTATGCAATTTATTATTGAGGCATCAGTTATAGTACTTTTCTTAATCATTTACTAAATCATATGCAatgtttattgttttgttttacaCGTTTTTcgttttatatattttctgaAATACCTAATCATCTTAAGTTCACCAATTTAACTAGATGTGAACAGTTACGGAGATTAGATattaatgaataattatttaaaagtgAAAATTGCAAACTGTGTTCAAATAGTATAATGAGTAATATTTTAGATTAAAATTCCAATAACCGATATTGTAATAAGTGATTAAGTTGCAGAATAAATATTGTCAAATTTAGaaacaatgtaaaaaaaatagtcCATATAATGTTTCATATTCAGATtttatataaatgaaaatttgatGCGGTCAATGAAATTGTAATTTTGAGGcatattcacaaaaaaaaactatagTATTGTGTAATTTTGACGagtgagaaaataaaaaaagagagcTGCGGTTGTGGCTAAAGAAGATATAATGGCAGAAGCCCCACTTTGCTGAAATCTAATGCAGCGATTTTTGTTTCAAAATTTGCATAGTCCGAATGAGTTCATGTCATTATATGCTACTACTCTTGAAGTTTGTGGAAAAACTCGAAAATGGCCAAAGTTCGTGAAGGCAGAAAGAATGACGATGACAAGAAAGAATAAACCTTTGAAGACAAATACTACTCACTAcgtccaaaaaaaatagtctatcattctatttatatctatctaccaaaatttatt
It contains:
- the LOC121790007 gene encoding ferritin-2, chloroplastic-like; this translates as MILKAAPAFNLLSSQAENLSALFVSTSSSLAVKNLDGRNGNGFAVCAAKHTNSKPLTGVVFEPFEEVKKELMLVPSVSQASLARHKYSDDCEAAINEQINVEYNVSYVYHAMFAYFDRDNVALKGLAKFFKESSVEEREHAEKLMEYQNKRGGKVKLQSIVMPLSEFDHAEKGDASYAMELALSLEKLTNEKLLNLHAVASKCNDVQLTDFVESEYLGEQVESIKKISEYVAQLRRVGKGHGVWHFDQMLLEEAVA